The DNA region CTCGGTACAGACGAAAAAGCGCGTCTCGGACTCGTCGGCCGAGCGAATCTGCTGCATGTACCAGTAGGCGGTGTCGTTGCCGCACTCGGGGCAGTGCGCCGTCGTCGTCGGCAGGCCGCTCGTGCCGCCCTCGGACTCGATGACCTCCGACTCCTCCTGGGACTGGGTGGTCACCATCGCCTCCTCTTTGGCCTGGTCGCGCAGTTTCTCGTGGCCGCACTTCGTACAGACCCAGTTGTCGCCTTGCGGCTGCATC from Haloprofundus halobius includes:
- a CDS encoding transcription factor S: MEFCDECGSMMQPQGDNWVCTKCGHEKLRDQAKEEAMVTTQSQEESEVIESEGGTSGLPTTTAHCPECGNDTAYWYMQQIRSADESETRFFVCTECEHKWREDDH